The genomic stretch TAACCAACGCACTggacagtaagaaaagtggcatTGTATGGCCATTGAGATATTGGGTAAATTTGTTCCTTTGAATATTAAACACGTTAGGGCTGGTAACTCGGTCTTAATAGTTTGAAGGAGAACTTGTTAAACCGGTAGCTGATACAGGTGAGTGCGTAACTCTCCAAGTCAGCCattttgtgtgttgtttattgTAACGCGGCCCCAGAGCGAACAGATCCTCGGTGGTTTCTTTCATAACACAATTAAACGTTTCACTATGTTACATGTATTTTTTGTTGTGCAATTCACAGATGGCTAATCAGCCCCCAAAATGTATGCAAACTCCATATGTTTATGCTTGaatttttttgtgattttttgtgattgtaaaagtttttatttttttttccacaaagtCCTCTCAGTTTTTGCCCCATCTTATTATGTTTATGTACTTCAGGTAAAGATTTCAGAGATTCTCTGAGTTTATTTGGAGTGACAACAACCACACCCTTCTGCTGTCAGACTTTAAGTCATAGGGTGCATCAGGGCTGTGTCAGGGCAGTCTCGCCCAACCCAAACACGCCTTACAGACCTGCCTAATGTAATCTCTCTCAGcgctggaggggtggggggttggcATAGCCAACATGTTTTATTGTTACAGCTTCATAATTATCAGTTTTTATTGAAATTATCAGTTGGTTTATTTCTCTTTAGGCAAATTCATAGGTTGAAAGTCAAGTGATGCAATTACAGGGTGGAGCAAGTGTCTGTGGAAACTAATATGTCGTTTTTTTATGTCACACTGAGTCATCAGCACTTCTTACTAAAGTGACAATTAAATTGCAGAAACGCATTAAAAAATTACACTCTGCCCAGGCAAGCTTCTTTAGCTTTTTTTAAGGataatcttttttcttttttttttttttgccagtgtACAGTAACTGTATTGCAAGCCTGGTTTGGACAAACTTCATGTCCCTTCACGTCCCTATAGCTACATGCTCAATTAATTCCTCAATTTTTGTGTACCTTGAGTACCTTGAgtacagggccggagtgggcccctttttcagcccgggagtttcatgcccaaatccggcccaaaattattttcccctcccaatcggcccaaactagagattgacatgagctggcccatcgggaatcctccagaatctcccgattagccactccggctctgcttgAGTACCAAATAACTCACTCCTGTTCTGCAAGATGTTTACTAGCATTCCAAGTATTATAACTATTACAATAAGAAAAAGAGATTTGTTAGCTATAGTAAAAACATCGTTGTTGATGCTGAGTTAAacacatctctgtctctctctctctctcagcatggGCTCAGGCTGTTGCTGCGCTAATGATCATCGGCCTAATCCTCCTCATCATAGCCTTCATCATCTCCTGCATTGCACTCTGCTGTACCCTCAACATTACCGCCCTCCCCTTCATCGGGCTTCTCCTTTTCATCGCTGGTAAGAGAAACATAATATATATgattataaaatataatttgtcTGTCTTTACTCAGGTCGGGCATTTTAGTTAGTCTTCCAAGATCTATGTAACAACAGTGAGAGGTAATGATGGATTGAACTGTGGCCTCTCCCCATATTTTGTGAATGACTCAAAGGAGACATGAGTCTcgtctttgttttgattttccaCCCTGTGTTGAGTCAACCCCCAGCGCTTTGGACACTAATTTAATGACACTAAGTGACAGCAGTTACATGAGGCTGAACAGGCCTGAACAGCCAGCTCTAGCCCTGAGCTCTTTCTGAGTAAACTATGGGAGTTGTGCACCGTCCTGCGATGCCATTGGCTTTGTTATGCTGTTTCCATGGATACCTGGGAGTGTACTTTTGACTTGTGAGGACACAGAACTGAAAGTGACACTGCCTACTTCTCCTgctgacacacacccacaaaccagTCTACGCACAGGCTTGGGAAAAACCTGCTGCCTGCCCTCTTATCATTCCTCGCTATGATTTGCTCTTTTGGCAAAATAATATTAATGAtactaataaatataaataaaaaacaataatatTTATTAGACTAAAagagaaacctgggcctctttgcttacgCTACTGTCCCGGAGACCCAGCACCAGATAAGCGGAAGACAATGAATTGAAATGGATGGAATGATATTAATGATAATGATGctattaataataatcataataatactaataataatgattATACATCCTCAGGATTTTGTAGATCTTATAATGATCTTTTAATAATTTTTAGCTTTGTGGGAGAGCAGGAAGAGCCTCTCCTTTGAGCCTAATCTTGTCtacagcaaaaaataaaatctcCTTTCACACGCCCATATGAAAGAACCGTTGTCACACGCCCATACAGGGTGAGGCACTTACTCACATCTGCTTGAGACTTTCAGTACAGTCGTGACAACATCTTACTGGTATTGTTTTTGCAGGAAGTGCCTGCagacaaatacattttaaaaaactcATTTGTTTAAATCAGCCCGTATTACATGGTGGTGACATATTTGGCATTCAAGAATGCACATTCAGTCCCTCTCAACCTAGATTCATCTGAGGGTTGTCATAACATACTTTTGCTTTCTGATGCTTTGAGATCCACAAGGCAGTCTGGTTTCCACAAATTGTACGATTGGAATTTAATATAGTGGCCCTGTGTGGTTGGTTTCAGTGTTTGTGTAATATCACACCTAACCTCTGAGGCCTCTCAGAACTCATTCATTTGCTCATAACATTTCATTAATCAAAAGGAAACAAGCTAGCTACATGTTTATAAGTCACAATTAAGCAAAGAGGTGTAATGCTAACATTTTTAATGCTGTATTTAAAGAATGAAATGGAGTGTGACTTTTCTAAATGATGTCAGATTCATTCAAATCAACTCTATAAAAAATCAGTACCTTTATATATGATTGCTCATTTCCAAACAAGAGATTTTGATGGGTTATGTGTCTTATGCTCTGTGTGGCCTGAATCGTAACGTTTTGTAAATAATCATAAATGTTGTGTTTGAATCACAAACACATGAAACCACCTGCTTCATTTTTAGTCATACCCGCTTTGATAAACCTATGATTTAGTAGACAAATCTGATGATTCTGCATATCCAGGTGAAACTTTACTGCTTGGAATTTGAGGCCAGTCAGAGCAAACCTTTTCACAGAGCAGACATCCAGTAGGAACACAGGAGCAGTTTTTGTTTGTGGGCTGCTTATCGTTAAAATGGCCATGAATACTTCTTTGACTCATTCGATAAGCTCTTTTACATTCTAGAGTGAAGTTTTGAGGGTTTGGTTGgctggtttttgtttgttttagcctaGTTGTCTGACCGTGTCTATTTGTGTGGTTTCAGTTGTTGTTCAGATCATCGCTCTCATCATCTACCCAGTGAAGTTCAATGAGCTGATCTTCGAAGGCCGTTACGACTACACGTGGGCTTATGGCTTTGGGTGGGGAGCCACAATCCTCATGATTGGCTGCGGGGTTCTCTTCTGCTGCCTACCTCGTTATGAAGACGAACTCACCGGCTTGGAAAAGACCAAATACATCTACACTTCCTCCTAAATAACCCCTTCATTCCTACCATGCCTCACAGTTTGAGCAATGTTCTTTATAAAAAATCTTTATATTTTGACAAAGACTTTTATATATTGACTGCATTAGAATATAATCTAAAGCCCCAATCAGGAACTGGTGACACAGCTCTACAATTTGCCCAAGATTAAAGGCACGGTAGACATGTGTACAGTATTATATGCCTTATAGTTCAAAGGTCTGTGTTTTCACGATACCAGAAAAAAGCTTGCCATATATTTTGCTGCAGTTCCTGCTTGGGGTTTTACTTGGTCTCTGAGGACACTGGTTAGCGCTACACTGTGCTGGTGGCCCTGGTGGGTGCTGCTGGGTACTCACTTTGGGCCACACCAGGAAAGCAGCGCTTTGCTTTTCAGCATTTTACTAACTACTTACACTTTCCTGTGCAACACTAAGCCTGGATCAGCCATGAGCGGTCACAGATGGGTTCGCATGGACGTGCAGATCTGTGGCAGTGCCTGGGTAGAGCATCCATAGATGTTTACCTGAGCTGCCAATAATGGTTGTGTCCTGGTCACTTTTTGTTAGAAATAGCGCTATATGTTATATGTTAGTATAAATGGGGTTCTTATTGTTGAAAATGTTACAAATAACATAGCTAGTACTTTTAAAGaatataaatatacattttactCAGTATGCAAATGGCTGTCTAATTTTCAGTTCAGTTCTGCTAAGTTGTGCTAAATCTTGTCACATCCTACCAAATATACCACTTTGGCAACATGCCTATATTACAGAAGTGCTCTTACTATCCTAAAATGCTGTATAgattgtgtgtctgtggtatGGTTGGTATGAATGGATTGATGAATTTTTACAATATTAGAAGCCCTTACCCTTATCAGCAGTAGTGCAAATATGTGTAAGGCCTTCGTGTTAAGGGTTTCCATTAGTCATTTGTACCTTTCTAAAAGATGTTTTTTTCTACTGTTATAAATTTCGATACCAATATTGAGCAAATGTAAAGTTTGCAGCATTCCGTTAAGAAGTTAAATAGAATTCTTATTTAAATAGCATTTTTACATGATTAATCAAGACACACTTTATATTAAGATAGAAATGAGAAAAAATATTCATATTGCACACCTGGTTTCTAGAACAAGGAGCTCTAGAAAAAGGATGTGCAATACCGCTGTAGAAACACACTCAAAGTGAACAACCTCGTAGATTCTGTTTAGAACCTCAGAGCTGATGATTAACACCAGACGCACCTGAAGTGACACACCTGCTGTTAAAAATCGCTACGTCAAATAAAAATTCACAATACTAATGTCAATGGCTCACAAAATAACGAACCATTGGGTGAAAATGTCAGCAAGAACTGAAAATAAACTTGGGTTGGGTGGAAGACAGGGCCTGGGGGCGGGTGTGAAGTTGAAATGCTGTATATGAACATGAGCTGCAAATCATTTCTTTATTTGAATACACATGCCTACATCTCTAATTAGTTTAATTATGTTTATAGTTATATATGCCACATTATTGAATATAAGTGCTTACAATATAGAAATATTATGTTTTACCTGTATTTTGCCTGGTATCATTTTCTGAATTATAACATTAACCTAGTTCATATAAATAAATGAGATGTGCATGGTGCCGTGTGTCTGCATTAATATAACACTGTTATGCTTCCTTTCTCTCCATGTTCCTGTTCTCCATCTGCCCTGTAATCTGATGCTAATGTTTGCTATTCAAACAAAGGCCACTGCCTTCTGACTAAACATGCCATCTGGGTAGGAGATAGTAGGAAATGTTTGAAAAAGCATCTAGTCACTACACACTCATTAATGAAATATAGCAACTAAAGCTAATCTGTGGCTCAGACCTGATTCTGCCCTGTGTAGCTATCCGATATGCACGCACCTGTTCACACAATGAGCAATCCTTCACAAACCTGTTTCATATTTGGACACCACTCGCATATCAACATAGCCATTTCAGAAAAATCAATAAATCAAGCAAAACAAggtgtatttgtttatttatttttctgagaAAGAAATTCCAcactatttaaaaaaatgtttaaatgctCAGGGGAAAATATTCCCTTTGTGCACATTGTCATCGAAAGGCAATTGGGATTCACTGTAGCTGAATTGTGAAATTCCTGGAAAAATGCAATACTTTGTTTTAGTGAATCATCTACTTCCATTATCTACTATTACTGGTGAATCATAGCTTTGTAAAACGTAACCAGTTTCATTCTAATGTAATAGAACACAAATGGAATGTGCAAAAATACACAACATGTTGCATGATATCTATTGCCACAAGGTGGCAGCATACAACTTTTTTAGTATCATGATTCACCGTTTAGTGCCTATCAATTTGTGTGACGTCATTAGACCTGTCTGGCTGTCATTGCAAACACGGACAGTGCATATTGACCTAAACAAAGAGTTTCAGCATTCAGTTTAATTCTGCAGCGTCTATGTTATGTAACATACTGCCTGCAACGAGTTGTGCTTTGTTCCTGGCaggaataatttttttaaacagcGGTTCTCTTTGTTGATTTTTTATTGTAGTTCACTATTGTCCTTACATTCCTGCTGGGTTAAAAGAAATAGACAACTCCCTTAATTCCCTAATatgactcacacaaacacacatttgtaATCTTAACTCGAGaggttttttttatgtttatataaaatgtatacttaggtgtgtatttatatatataatgagttATTAAGTCATTAAGGACATTTGTGTGCTTTTATGCACAGTATcttatgtgtgtgggagtgagctTTTTCATTAAGAAGAACTTAAAATTTTTCTTCCCCTTAGTATTATTTTCAGAGACAGGAACTAGACCACTAGCTACTGACACCTTTAGGTCATTCAGTTAAGTCCCACATCCCAaagttaaaatataaaaaaataaaatatataaataaaaatgctgTTTTAACAGCATTCAGTAAGTAACTGTTAGAGCATATCCTACCTCTCTGTGGTGACatgaaatgtaataaaaaaacaagGTATTCGGAAGGTGAGATTTAGATGTGTGAACTGTTTGAACTGTGTGCCTTTAGAGATGTTGAATGGCGGTAGTGACTGACAGCTGGGAACCATTCAAATGATAACTTGCTGAAATGTTACCCCCGTCTTTAAAAAATGACAGTGATTCCCCTTCAAATCTAGCATGTTCCCCAAGTACCCTCCCCACTTCAGAGTGAACTCTGGTTCTCTCGTGTTGTGGCTTTATTTATTTCCTGAGTGTCTTGGCTCATTTGACTTGAGCTAACTCAAAAGTGCTGTTTTCACTGGGGACAACCCCCTCAATTCTGGATTTGCAGCCCTTCTTGAATCAGAATGAAATACTGGTCAAATTTACGGGATTCAGTTGCTCAAAAGCGGATGAGTCAGTATGGACTATTAGAAAGGCCCGGAATCAAATACCAGCATGCAAATCATGTATATTCCTAGGCACACGCACCACTGCTGCGCACGGGGGCCTTTCAGTTGTCGTGCCTTTGTAATCTTTActccagggttttttttttttacttttacgtAAAGTGTAtacttaggtgtgtgtgtatatatctatACATAGTGAGTTATTAAGTCATTAAGGACATTTATGTGCATTTATCTTTTCTTTCAGTTTCTTATCACCAAACAGCAAACAGAAAAATGAACTTAAGATCTTAGGTGCTTTCCACAGACCACTGAGATATTTTACCCAAGCCAATGAAGTCCTTAATCAAATAAATCCATCACAATAGCacattatatataaaatgtatttatttttagttGCTTCCAGCACCATAAATGAAAACTGAAAACTTAGAAAATCTTCCTGGAATGCACCTTGAGTGGTCAGGTCAACTCTGGAAGTTTTCCTGACATAATAAGTGACTGATCAGACTTGACCAGGCTAGCCCTTGCGTGGGACAGATGAAGTGACAAACACGGAATTCCCTGTCCATACCACACACTCAGTGGCTGAGaacggctgtgtgtgtgatcaaaTCCAGACCCTGTCCCATGGAATTCATCCTGGGTTTCCTTTCCCTCACATTCGAGCTCCTTTCATATAATTTGTTTATCTGCCTGCATTGGGTCCAAACGAACACCACATTAAAGGGAGTGAGCGAGCAACCCAGGCCCTACCTTATGTTAGAATGAACTCATGTTATATGAATACCGATAGCACGGTTTGCCCATGAGCTTATCAATATTTTGGTACAGACTAGCCCAGAACTGGAATCAACTTAGTTTTCGTTCCTGATACCCATTGCGATGGTGACAGGGGCACTTCAGGGCTGTGACCCCTAAGATGGAGGAGTCATTTCAACAGATCCCAGGAATGACAATATCAGTCTTAGTCCAGAAGAGCGCAATCCTGCACtgtaccctcacactcacataattattattatatttat from Brachyhypopomus gauderio isolate BG-103 chromosome 15, BGAUD_0.2, whole genome shotgun sequence encodes the following:
- the perp gene encoding p53 apoptosis effector related to PMP-22, producing MFRCGIAYPRCRWILPLLLLFAVIFDIIAIAAQSGWVEDENAKSHYASMWDQCRGRNDNWSCTSLMGYPWAQAVAALMIIGLILLIIAFIISCIALCCTLNITALPFIGLLLFIAVVVQIIALIIYPVKFNELIFEGRYDYTWAYGFGWGATILMIGCGVLFCCLPRYEDELTGLEKTKYIYTSS